Below is a window of Diaminobutyricibacter sp. McL0608 DNA.
AGACGGGATGGAGCTCTCACTACGGCACCCCGGAGTACTTCGACCACCCGTTCCTCGACGCCGACGCGTGTCGCCGGATGATCGAGGCTGGAGTGCGAACCTTCGGCCTCGACGCGCCCAGCATCGACGAGACGCCCCACGATGCGCATCCGGGCGAAGGCTTCCCCGTGCATCGCCTGATCGCGTCGGTCGATGGGATCATCGCCGAGAATCTCACCAATCTCGCTTCAGTGGACTTCGACCAGCCGTTCATCAGCCTGCTCCCGCTGGCCCTGGCCGGAGCGGACGGCGCACCCGTACGCGCTGTGGCGATGCGTACGCGCGCCTGAGCGGTCGCGGCTGCCCGCCCGCTCGATCTCAGCGGGCGAGCAGGGCCTCGGTCTCGGCGAGGAGCACTGCGGTGCTGAAGCCGTCGAGTGCCGTCCGCAGCTCGTCCAACGCGGGGAACGTGGGAGCGATCCGGATGTTGCGATCGCGCGGGTCGTCACCGTACGGGAAGGTCGCGCCGGCCGGTGTGACCGCGATACCCGCCTGGCCGGCGAGCGCCACCGCCCTGCGCGCGCATCCGTCCGCAACGTCGAGGCTGACGAAGTAGCCACCGGCCGGCTTGGTCCAGGTGCCGGCGCCGAACGGTGCCAGGCGTTCGCGGAAGATCGCGTCGACGGCGTCGAACTTCGGTTCGAGGATCGCGCGGTGACGCGCCATGTGCGCTTCCACGCCCGCTTGGTCGGCGAGCAGTTGCACGTGGCGCAGCTGGTTGATCTTGTCGGGCCCGATGGTCTGGACCGACATGTTGCGGACGATCCAGTCGATGTTGGCCTGCGAGCCGCCGAAGAAGGCGACTCCGGAGCCGGGGTAGGTGACCTTCGAGGTCGAGGCGAAGATCAGGGGTCGGTTCGGGTGGCCGGCCTCGGCGGCCAGCGCGAGCACGTCGATCGGCTCGGGACGCGCATCCGTCACGTGATGGACTGCGTACGCGTTGTCCCAGAACAGCCGGAAGTCGGGCGCCGCGGGGGCCGAGACCAGCTCACGGACGATCCGCTCGCTGTACACGATGCCCGACGGGTTCGAGTAGACCGGGACGCACCACATCCCTTTGATCGTCGGGTCGGTCGCGAGCAGGCTCCTGACGATCTCCGGGTCGGGACCTTCGTCGGTCATCGGCACGGCGATCAGGCGGATGCCGTAGCGCTCGCAGATCGAGAAGTGCCGGTCGTACCCGGGCACCGGGGCCAGGAAGGTAACGGTCTCCTCACGGGACCACGGCCGAACGCCGTCGGGGACCCCGTGGAGGAGCGCCTGCACGATGACGTCGTGCATCAGGTTGAGGCTCGAGTTGCCGAGTGCGAGCAGCTGTGCGGCCGGCACCCGCAGCGGACCCGCGAAGATGGACCGGAGTTCCGGGATGCCGAGCGGTCCGCCGTAGTTGCGCAGGTCGGTGCCCGCCTGATCGCGGAAGAGGCCTGCGCCCGGAAGCGAGAGCAGGTCACCCGACAGATCGAGCTGCTCCGCCGACGGTTTGCCGCGCGTCAGGTCGAGTTTCAGGCCACGCGCCACAAGGGCGTCGTACTGCGCCGAGAAGTCGTCGTGCAGGCTGCGGAGCTCGTCCTTGCCGCGTTCGGTCAGTGGGATTCCGGATGGTGCGCTTGCTGCTGTCACGCTCTGATCGTAGCCGCGCGCCGAGTCTTACGCCTCTGTCGATCCGCCCGGGATCGCGCGTCGTCCGCGCTGATCGTCCGGTTCGCGCGTCGCAGGGGAAACGGCCGGGGGATATGCGACGATCGGCACGTGGCTACAGTCGAACAACCGGTGCGCGGACGCTCGCGGCTGCGGATGAGCATCGCCTTCGTGATGGGTATTGTCGTGGCCGTCCTGACGGCGACGGTCACGTCATGGACGTACGCAGTCGTCGCGGGCTGGGCAGCGGCGTGCATCATCTACATCGTCTGGGTGTGGGCCGTCGTCTGGGGCTACGACCCTGTCGCCACCAAAGGGCATGCGCTCCGCGAGGACCCGGGTCGCGGGCTATCGGATGTGCTCCTGCTGGTCGCCAGCGTGGCCAGCGTCGTCGCCATCGTCGTCATTCTGGTGCAGGCGCACCAGCTCCACGGGTTCGAACGGGGGATCCTCGCGTTTCTCGCGGTCGTCAGCGTCGCGCTCTCGTGGATCCTGGTGCACACGCTGTACATGCTCCGGTACGCCCAGCTGTACTTCGAGGACGACACCCGGCCGATCGACTTCAACGAGAAGGCGACCCCGCAGTACAGCGATTTCGCCTACCTGTCGTTCACCCTCGGGATGACGTTCCAGGTCTCCGACACCAACGTCTCGAGTGTGCGCGTGCGCAAGACCGTTCTTCGGCACACTCTGCTCTCGTACGTCTTCGGCACGGTGATCCTGGCGACGACGATCAACTTGGTCGCCGGCCTGACCGCCTAGGTCGTGGTCGCGCGGTCGTAGCGCACGAAGCGGTAGCGGAGCCCTGTGCGGGAGCTGTGCCAGCCGGTCGCCGGATCGCGTTGCGCCTCCGACCATCCGTCGCCGACCGCCGGAGCGAAGGTGTCGCCGTCGACGGCGAGGTCGATCTCCGTCACCTCGAGACGGTCGGCGCGGGAGATCGCCGACGAATACAGCTGGGCTCCACCGATGACCCAGATCGTCGCATCCGCGTCGGCTCCGGATGCAGTGATCGCGTCTTCGAGGGAATGCGCGACCATCGCACCGTCTGCCACCCATCCCGGCTGGCGGGTGACGACGATGTTCCGGCGCCCCGGCAGGGGACGGAACCGCTCGGGCAGAGAGTCCCAGGTGCGCCGGCCCATCACGACCGCCGAGTCGCCCGTCACGGTTCGGAAGTGAGCGAGATCTTCCGGCAGGTGCCACGGCATCGTCCCGGCGGCGCCGATGACGCCACCACGGGCCTCGGCCCAGATGAGGGCGAGGCTCACACTGCTACCGCTGCGCGAATGGCCGGGTGGTGCTGGTACTCCTCGACCACGAAGTCCTCGAACCGGTAGTCGAAAATGCTGTCGCGGCGCGTCTGGATGCGCAGCCGCGGAGCAGGGAAAGGTTCGCGCGAGAGCTGCTCGGTGACCTGCTCGACGTGATTGTCGTAGATGTGGCAGTCGCCACCTGTCCAGATGAATTCACCGGGCTCGAGCCCGACCTGCGCCGCGACCATCACGGTCAGCAGAGCGTAGCTAGCGATGTTGAACGGCACCCCGAGGAAGAGGTCGGCGCTGCGCTGATAGAGCTGGCACGACAGTCTGCCGTCGGCGACATAGAACTGGAAGAACGCGTGGCACGGAGCCAGGGCCATCTGGGGGATCTCGGCGACATTCCAGGCCGACACGATCATCCGCCGTGAGTCCGGATCGGTGCGCAGGGTCTCGATCACCTGGCTGATCTGGTCGATGTGGCTGCCGTCGGGGGTGGGCCAGGAGCGCCACTGGACACCGTAGACAGGGCCGAGCTCGCCGGATTCGTCGGCCCACTCGTCCCAGATGGTCACGCCGTTCTCCCGGAGCCAGCCGACGTTGCTCTCGCCCCGGAGGAACCACAGCAGCTCGTAGGCGATCGACTTGAAATGCACCCGCTTGGTCGTGATCAGCGGGAAGCCGTCGGCGAGATCGAACCGCAGCTGGCGACCGAACACGCTTCGTGTCCCGGTGCCGGTTCGATCGGATTTGGGGGAACCGTTCGCGAGGGTGTCGCGGAGAAGGTCTTCGTACGGGGTGGGGATCGTCGCGCTCATCGAGTCGATGGTACGACGAGAGAGGGCCCGACGCGCGGATGACCCCCGGACTGGCGTCACCCGAAGCCGCGAGCGCCCTGAAAACGGGCAGTGAACCGGCTCAACAGAGAGTGGGCGTCGCTAGGCTTTTCACATGGGCAGCGATGAGGCCGGCGACGACGTCCCCGTCGTGTACGAGCCCGGCCGGCGGCGGGCGACGTACACCCCACCGGTGCGCCGCAAACCGGTCGGGAATCCCACGGAGAACGGCGACGACCAGGAGGTCGCCGACCCGCTCCATGACGACGACGAGCTCGCGAGTGCGCTCGAGCATCAGGTCTCGCAGCTGACGGTCAGCACACCTGTCGTTCAGACGCCGCAGAGCGCGGGACACCAGCCCGACGATGTGGAACCGGCCTCCGGGGATGGCGGCCCGGACTCGGAGCCTGAGGCGCCGGCGACCGAAGAGCCGGAGCAGGCGGGCGACGAGACTCAGCGGCCCGACGATTCCGCGCCGTCGGAGGCCGTGATCCTGACGGATGACCAGGTCGTGAAGCTCATCGACGACGACATCGCCTCCCACGGCGACACACTGAGCGCGATCGAGAAGCTCGAAGAGGTGCTGGCGGTGAGGGCCGCGACTATGGCCATCCCGATCCAGTACCAGAACGCATCCACAGCCACGCCGGAGCCGGTTGAGGAGGCCGAGCCCGAGCCGGAGGCAGAGCCGGTTGAGGAGGCCGAGCCCGAGGCGGCCTCCGAGGACGCCGACGCGCCGACCGCGCCGACAGCCGTTCCCGTATCGACCAGCTTCGACGACATCCTCAATCCGCGCGAGCCGGAACAGCCCGCGGCCGAGCCCGAGCCGACCTTCAGCAGCTGGATCGCTCCCGTGGCGATCGCGACCGGCATGATGCCCGTCATCTCAGCGCCGCCGCCCTCGCCGCCGAGGGACTCGGAGCCGACGGAGGCCGAGCCGCAGGGTGAACCGGAACCGCCGACAGAACCAGAGCAGCCGACACAACCCGAGCCGATCGGCGCGAACGAGCCACTAGACCGGGTGCCGGTCTCCGAAGCGCCGGAGTCGGAGCCCGAACCCGAGCCCCAACAGGAGGATTCCGCCTCCGTGGTCGAGGACATCCTGATTCTCGCGCCGTTGAGCGTGGATTCGGTTCCTCTGCCGATCGCGGAGCCGACTGCCACGCAGACCCAGACCGTGATCCCCGAAGGCCTTGACGCCGACGTCGAGGACGACGCCGACGATGTCCGCATTCCGGCGTCTGCGGCGGCCGTGCTCGCTCCGATGGCGAGCCCGCGCGTCGGTTCGGACGAGGAGGTGCTCTTCGACGGCGAGCCGGTCGCACAGCCCGTGTTCGAAGCCGAGCGCGAGTCGCTCGAACCGACTCCGCTCGATCGACGGGTCGGCCGCGCCGCGCGCATGTTCTGGCTCTGGTTCGGCGCGACCTCATCGCTCGTGAGTGTCGGCGTCGGTGCGCTCCTGTTCGCCTTCGGACTGAGCCTTCGACAGATGATCGTCGCCGCTCTGATCGGAGTCGCCCTCTCGTTCCTCCCTCTCGGCCTCGGCACACTCGCCGGAAAATGGAGCGGACAGCCCACGATGGTGGTCTCCCGGGCGACGTTCGGCATCAAAGGCAACGTCGTCCCTGCCGTCCTCGCCTTGGTCACCCGGCTCTTCTGGGGTGCGGTGCTGCTCTGGCTCGTGGCGACGGCCGTCTCGTCCCTGTTCACATCGCTCGGGGTGCTCGTCGACCCGCTCGTTCCCACGGCCGGCGCGCTCCTGGTCGCCATCGCGATCGCGGCCGTGATCGCCTACTTCGGCTATGCGCTCGTCGCGCGCGTCCAGTTGATCGTCACGATCGCATCCGCAGTGCTCATCATCGGCATGATCGCGGTCACCTGGCGATCGGTCCACTTCGGCGTCGCGCTGGCCCAGCCCGATGCGGTCTGGCTGAAGGTCGTCACCGGGGCGGTGCTGGTCTTCAGCTATCTCGGCCTGGCCTGGGCCAACAGCAGCGCGGAGCTCGCCCGCTACCAGCGCGTGGGAGCGTCCGGTGCCGCATCCATGCTCTGGGCGACCTTCGGCGCCGCCCTCCCACCGTTCCTGCTGATCTCCTACGGCGGGCTGCTGGCCGCATCCCAGCCGGGCCTCGCCGCCGACCTCGCACATAATCCGGTGCGAGCTTTCACCCAGCTCGGCCTGCCGGTCTGGTATCCGGTCCCACTGCTCCTCGCCGTCGTCGTCAGTCTCGTTTCGGCGATCGTCCTCAACATCTACTCCGGTGGTTTCAGCCTCCAGGCGCTCGGAGTCCGCCTCGAGCGGCGCTGGAGCGTACTGGCGGTCGCCGCCGGAATCGCCGTGGTCGGCGCTGTACTGCTCACGGTCGTCCCGGACTTCACAGGCGTCCTCGGCCTTCCGACGACACTGGCCGTGCCCGTGGCGGCCTGGGCGGGGCTCTTCGCTTCCGACATGATGATCCGCAGCCGTCGCTTCCACCCCGAATCGCTTCTTCGCAGCGGCGGCGTGTATCCCGACTGGCAGTGGCTCAACCTGATCATGCTCGTCGTGGCGACCGTCATCGGACTGGGGCTGGTGCGCTCGAGCATGCCGTGGCTCCAGTGGGAAGGCTTCGTCTACCGGCTGATCGCAGTCAACCCCGACGGTGACCTCGGGATGAGCAACATCGGCGTCCTCGTGGCGCTCGGACTCGGACTGGTGACTCCACTCGTCGCCGGGATCCCCGCCGTCCGGCGCCAGGAGAATGCGGAATGAACCAGGGCCGATACGTGCGGGGGAGCAGCAAGTAGGCTCTATCCGTGCCCCATTCACTTGCCGACGTCCGCGGAGCCGTCGAGAAACTCTGGCCGCTGTCCGGAGCGGAGAGCTGGGATGCGCCCGGGCTGACCTCCGGTGACCCGGCCGAGACGATCGAGACCGTCCTTCTGGCGGTCGATGCGGTGGGCGACACGGTCGACGAGGCGGTCGAAGCCAACGCGGACCTCCTGCTCGTGCACCATCCTCTCCTGCTTCGCGGAGTGACGAGTGTCGCTGAAGACCGCTACAAGGGCGCGCTGCTGGCACGCCTCATCCGCGCGAACTGCGCCCTTCTGGCAGCCCACACGAACGCCGACGTCGTCTCGGATGGAGTCTCCGCTGTCATCGCCGACCGTCTCGGGCTCGTCGACGCCGTACCGATCGTGGTCGGCGCCGATGGCGCGACCGGCATCGGCCGGGTCGGCATGCTGCCCGAACCGATCTCACTCGGGCACCTCGCCCGCGAACTCGCAGAACTGTTGCCGCCGACCGCCGGCGGGGTGCGCGTCGCCGGCGACTACAACCAGCCGGTGCAGCGGATCGCCCTCTGCGGGGGAGCAGGGGACTCGCTGCTCTCGGCGGATACGGTGCTCGGCTCCGACGTGTACATCACCGCAGACCTGCGCCACCATCCCGCCTCCGAAGCCCGCGAACAGGCACGGATCGGCGGGGGTCCGGCGCTGGTCGACGTGTCCCATTGGGCGAGCGAATGGCTGTGGCTCGACACGGCTGCACGCCAGCTAACCGAAGCCCTGCCCGGCCTGGTCGTCACCGTGAGCGAAACACGCACCGACCCGTGGGATTTCGTGGTCGTCCAGTGACCCGGACAGCGCATCCCACCAGCACATCCGAACCAACATCGAAGGTCAGGAACCCGTGAAAGCCAGCCCCGCCGACCAGAACGAACTCCTCCGACTCCAGACGGCCGACACGCGACTCCAGCAGTTGCAGCATGCGGAGGCGAACCTGCCCCAGACGGCCGAGCTCGCAGCGCTCACGCCCGACGTCGACGCGATCCGCTCCCGGTGGATCACCCGGACGGGAGAACTCGACGACGCCCGCACGGAGCTCAAGCGCGCCGAATCGGATGTCGAGGTGGTCGAGGCGCGCATCGACCGCGACTCCGGCCGGCTGCAGCACACGTCATCCGTCAAAGACGTGCAGGCACTCGAAACCGAGCTGTCGGCGCTCCGCAAACGGCGCAGCGACCTGGAAGAGATCGAGCTGACAGTGATGGAGCGCATCGAAGAACTCGAAGCGGTCGTCAACGACATCGACGAAGAACGCTCGGTGCTGGCGGCGCGAGTCGACGCGCTCGAATCCGCCCGGGCAGACGAGAAGAGCAAGCTCGACGAGCAGCGCGAGGGTCTCGCGAAAGACCGGGCAGCCATTGCCGGCGCGATCCCGGCCGAACTCGTCGAACTGTACGAGAAGCAGCGGGGCCGGTACGGCATCGGCGCCGCCCTGCTCGTTCGCGGGGTGTCGATGGGGAGCAACGTGAAACTCACCGAATCCGACCTCGCCGTCATCAGGCGAGCGGCCCCCGACGACGTCGTGCTGTGCCCCGACAGCAGCGCCATTCTCATCCGCAACGAGGAATCGGGCCTCTGAGGCATCCCTTCGCGCCGATGGACGAAACCGCACCGGTAAGATCAAGACGAATGGGCCGGCAAGACGGTCGCGTCGGTCCGCTTCGGTGGGCCGCCGAGGAACGTCCGGGCTCCACAGAGCAGGGCGGTGGGTAACACCCACCCGGGGCAACCCGCGAGACAGTGCCACAGAGAACAGACCGCCGCGTACCTTCGGGTACAGCGGTAAGGGTGAAACGGTGGTGTAAGAGACCACCAGCGACCGGGGCGACCCGGTCGGCTCGGTAAACCTCGCCCGGAGCAAGGTCAGACAGGGAACGTTGAGGCTGCTCGCCGAGTTCCCGGGTAGACCGCTAGAGGGCTGCGGCAACGTAGTCCCGAGATAGATGGCCGTCCACGGCGCTTACGCGCCCGGACAGAACCCGGCGTAGCGGCCGGCCCATTCACCCTTCGGGTTCAAGGGCGGGCTGCTGGTGCTTATTTGCGCGCCGCCGCTCCTGCGGCGCGCGGTGCGAAGCGCCGTACACGCCGCCGCTTCGCACCGTGCCGGCCCATACGCCTCTTGCCGACGCCACCGCGATTGGTTGCCAAATGATCGGCGAACTCTTCGATTGGTCGCCAAATGATCGGCGAACTCTTCGATGGGTTGCCAAAAGATTGGCGAACGTTTCGATGGGTTGCCAAAAGATTGGCGACCAACGGTGGCGGATGTGCGGGGCGCGACCTAGTCGGGGTCGGGGGTGAAGCGGTAGCCCATGCCGGGCTCGGTGAGCAGGTAGCGCGGGTGCGACGGCTCCGGTTCGAGCTTCTTGCGGAGCTGCGCCAGGTACAGGCGGAGGTAGCCGGTGTCGTTGGTGTATTGAGGCCCCCACACCTCCGTGAGCAGCGACTGGCGCGTGACCAGACGGCGGGGGTTCCGAAGCAGCACCTCGAGGATCTGCCATTCGGTCGGAGTCAGCCGAACGCTCTCCGTGCCGGTCGCGGTGGTCCGTTCGACCTGGCGCGCCGCGAGATCGACCGTGATGGAGCCGAATCGCACGACCGGCTCATCAGCGACGGTCGGTGACCGCCTGGTCAGGGCCCGGATGCGAGCCAGCAGCTCGTCCGCCGCGAACGGCTTGGTCACGTAGTCGTCCGCGCCGGCATCCAAGGCGCCCACCTTGTCGGTGGAGCCCGTGCGACCGGAGACGACGAGGATGGGCACCTGGGTCCATCCTCGGAGACCTTCGATCACCTCGATGCCGTTGAGTTCCGGCATTCCGAGATCGAGGATGACGAGCTCAGGGTGGTGCTCCACGGCCTGATTCAGGGCCTCGGCGCCGGTCCGCGCCACAGACACCTCGTATCCGCGGGCCGTCAGCATGATGCGCAGGGCGCGGAGGATCTGCGGATCGTCGTCGGCGATCAGGATTCTCATGGGTCCTCATTCGGGTCGACAGGCGTGGATGCGCTCCGACCGGCGGTGGGAAGCGACACCACCATGGTCAGCCCCCCGCCCGGGGTGTCCTCCGTGGCGAGTGTTCCGCCCATCCCCTCGACGAATCCTTTGGACAGTGCCAGACCCAGTCCGATGCCCGTCGTGTTATCGGTGTCCCCGAGGCGCTGGAAGGGTACGAAGACCGCATCGCGACGAGCCTCGGGGATGCCGGGACCGTGATCGACGATCCGTACCTCGACGTTCCCGCCGAACTCGCTCGCACCGAGGATGGGCCGCGACCCGGCCGGGCTGTAACGGATGGCGTTGGTGAGAAGGTTCACCAGCACGCGTTGGAGCAGCACAGCATCCGCCATGACGGGCGACAGCTCGGCTGGGAGGTCCAGTTCCACGTCGGCGGGCCCCAGGCCGAGCTCATCGAGCACCGGCGGGATGAGATCGTCGATGTCGGTGGACGCCAGTGCCACGGCGAGCACCCCTGCCTGCAGTCGGCTCACGTCGAGCAGGTTGGTCACGAGGTCCGCGAGGCTGCCGAGGCTGACTTCCGCGGTCTCCAGCAATGCTTCGCGGTCGGCGGTCGACCAGTTGACATCGGTCGAGCGGAGCGAGGTGACGGCTGCCGTGGCGGCGGCGAGCGGTCGGCGCAGATCGTGGCCGACTGCGGCCAGGAGTGCACTGCGCACACGATCCGCCTCCGCGAGAGGTGCGAGCTCGCTCGCGGTCGCCGCGAGCTCCCGGTGCTCGAGCGCCGCATCCAACTGGCTGACGATCACAGCGAGGAGCCGTCGATCGGCCGCGGGCAGGTCACGACCCGAAAGCTCCAGTGTCCCGTGGTCTCCGACGGGGATGCTCTGGGTGTGCTCATGCTCGGCCGGTTCGCCGTCGGTGTAGAGCACCTCACCGCCCGAGACGAGACGCACTCCTGTCAGGCTGAATGCCTCCCGGGTGCGGGTGACGAGTGCCTGCAACGCGTCTTCGCCCCGGATCACCCCGCCGGCCACGGTCGCGAGCAGTTCCGCCTCGGCGGTCGCTCGTTTCGCCGCGCGGCTGCGACGGGCCGCCTGGTCGACGACGAGGCTGACGAGCGCTGCGATGACCAGGAAGAGCACCAGCGCGAGAAGGTGCAGCGGCTCACTGATGGTGATCGTGTACAGGGGGGCGACGAAGAAGTAGTCGAGGGTGATTCCCGAGAGCAGGGCAGCGAACAGTGCGGGCCAGATGCCGCCGACCAGCGCCACCAGTACGACAAGCAGTTGATAGCTGAGTACGTCGGCCGTCATCGATTCGGGCGACCGGAGTGATACGAGCAGCACGGTCAGCAGTGGCCCGGCGATGAGTGCGAGCGCGAAGCCGTAGATCCTTCTGCGCGCCGTGAGACCGCCGCTGTAGCGGGGGAGCGCGAGGCCGCTCCCGGCCGCAGCGTGCGACACGATGTGGACATCGATGTCGCCCGACTCCCGGATCACGGTGGATCCGATCCCGGGACCGGTCAGCAGAGCGCTCAGCCGGCTTCGCCTGCTTACGCCGATCACGAGCTGCGTGGCATTGCTCGCCCGGGCGAAGTCGACGAGGGCCCGCGGGATGTCGTCTCCGACGACCTGGTGATAGCTGCCGCCCAGCTGCTCGACCAGTGTTCTCTGCGCTGCCAGGGCGCCGGGGTTCGCCTCGCGCAGGCCGTCCTGGGTGGTGACGTGGACGGCGAAGAGTTCGCCGCCGGCCGACCGGGCTGCGATGCGAGCGCCCCGACGGATGAGCGTCTCACCCTCCCGGCCGCCGGTCAGCGCGACGACGACCCTCTCCCGCGCCTCCCATTTGCTGTCGATCCCGTGCTCCGACCGGTACTGCTGGAGCGAGCTGTCGACCTCGTCGGCCAGCCAGAGCAGCGCCAGTTCTCGGAGCGCGGTGAGATTGCCGAGTCGGAAGTAGTTGGACAGGGCGGCGTCGATCCGTGCCGCAGGGTAGACCTCGCCGTCGGAGAGCCTGGTCCGGAGTGCGTCCGGTGCCAGGTCGACCACTTCGATCTGGTCGGCGGCGCGCACGACGGAGTCGGGAATCGTCTCCCGCTGCGGGACACCGGTGATCTGCTCGACGACGTCGTTGAGCGATTCGATGTGCTGGATGTTCACGGTCGACATGACGTCGATGCCGGCGTCGAGCATCGCCTCAACGTCCTGCCACCTTTTGTCATTCGTCGACCTGGGCGGGTTCGTGTGGGCCAGCTCGTCGACCAGCGCGAGGCCGGGCCGGCGGGCGAGCACAGCATCCAGGTCCAGCTCCGGCAATTCGACGCCACGGTGCGAGACGACGTGGCGCGGAACGACCTCCAGTCCTTCGAGAAGGGCAGTCGTCGCCGAGCGGCCGTGCGTCTCCACCAGGGCGACGACCACATCCTTGCCCAGGTCCTGGAGGCGGTGACCCTCTTCAAGCATTGCGAAGGTCTTGCCGACGCCCGGTGCGGCGCCCAGCATGACACGAAGCCGTCCGCGGGTCATTCACGCTCCGGCACTAGGGTGTGCCGGGCCCTGCCAGCGCAGCCGCCCCGAGGATGCCCGCATTGTTGCGGTGCACGGCAGGCACCATCGGCGTCTTGAGGTCGAGGAGCGGCATGAACTCCTGGTAGTTCTTCGAGACGCCGCCTCCGACGATGAAGAGGTCGGGAGTGAACAGGAATTCGACATGAGAGTAGTAGCGCTGCAGGCGGTTCGCCCATTTCTCCCAGCTGAGGTCTTCGCGCTCCTTCGCCGCGTAGGAGGCTCGGGATTCCGCATCCGCCCCATCGATCTCCAAGTGGCCGAGTTCGGCGTTCGGGATGAGGACAC
It encodes the following:
- a CDS encoding DUF4118 domain-containing protein produces the protein MTRGRLRVMLGAAPGVGKTFAMLEEGHRLQDLGKDVVVALVETHGRSATTALLEGLEVVPRHVVSHRGVELPELDLDAVLARRPGLALVDELAHTNPPRSTNDKRWQDVEAMLDAGIDVMSTVNIQHIESLNDVVEQITGVPQRETIPDSVVRAADQIEVVDLAPDALRTRLSDGEVYPAARIDAALSNYFRLGNLTALRELALLWLADEVDSSLQQYRSEHGIDSKWEARERVVVALTGGREGETLIRRGARIAARSAGGELFAVHVTTQDGLREANPGALAAQRTLVEQLGGSYHQVVGDDIPRALVDFARASNATQLVIGVSRRSRLSALLTGPGIGSTVIRESGDIDVHIVSHAAAGSGLALPRYSGGLTARRRIYGFALALIAGPLLTVLLVSLRSPESMTADVLSYQLLVVLVALVGGIWPALFAALLSGITLDYFFVAPLYTITISEPLHLLALVLFLVIAALVSLVVDQAARRSRAAKRATAEAELLATVAGGVIRGEDALQALVTRTREAFSLTGVRLVSGGEVLYTDGEPAEHEHTQSIPVGDHGTLELSGRDLPAADRRLLAVIVSQLDAALEHRELAATASELAPLAEADRVRSALLAAVGHDLRRPLAAATAAVTSLRSTDVNWSTADREALLETAEVSLGSLADLVTNLLDVSRLQAGVLAVALASTDIDDLIPPVLDELGLGPADVELDLPAELSPVMADAVLLQRVLVNLLTNAIRYSPAGSRPILGASEFGGNVEVRIVDHGPGIPEARRDAVFVPFQRLGDTDNTTGIGLGLALSKGFVEGMGGTLATEDTPGGGLTMVVSLPTAGRSASTPVDPNEDP